One genomic segment of Aquipluma nitroreducens includes these proteins:
- a CDS encoding LolA family protein: protein MKQLILISLFSVFVLTGYSQQDTKAKEILEKVTKTMQSLTSLDAKFSYEMENKVENVKDKSVGSIVLKGKKYKLNIPQLGTQMICDGKTIWTYMVNSNEVTIADLDESTDELMDPAKIFTIYEKGFNYKFLNESVDAGVPVYNIELTPQKPSGDIQKIKLMIDKQKMLIHGAIMNGKDGNTINVIVTQLKTDGSYADADFVFDAKKYKGIEVVDMR from the coding sequence ATGAAGCAATTAATTTTAATTTCCCTTTTTTCTGTTTTTGTTTTGACTGGATATTCTCAGCAGGATACAAAAGCAAAAGAAATTTTGGAAAAGGTTACAAAAACAATGCAGTCGCTGACGTCGCTTGATGCCAAGTTTTCATACGAGATGGAAAATAAAGTAGAAAATGTAAAGGATAAAAGTGTTGGCTCTATTGTGTTGAAAGGCAAAAAATACAAATTGAATATTCCGCAGTTGGGAACGCAGATGATTTGCGATGGTAAAACGATCTGGACTTATATGGTCAATTCGAACGAGGTTACAATTGCTGATCTGGATGAATCAACAGATGAACTAATGGATCCGGCTAAAATTTTCACCATTTATGAAAAGGGATTTAATTATAAATTTCTGAATGAGTCGGTTGATGCTGGAGTTCCGGTTTATAACATCGAATTGACTCCTCAAAAACCATCAGGAGATATTCAGAAAATAAAACTCATGATTGATAAACAAAAGATGTTGATACATGGGGCAATCATGAATGGTAAAGATGGAAATACGATCAATGTAATCGTTACCCAATTAAAAACGGATGGCTCTTACGCCGATGCCGATTTTGTTTTTGATGCGAAAAAATACAAAGGAATTGAAGTTGTTGATATGCGATAA
- a CDS encoding FtsK/SpoIIIE family DNA translocase, giving the protein MAKKITKPVNKKPVKAAGPSKIKVAVNFLKSNQFKYTLGAFLLLFSGYLAVAFTSYGFSGAVDQSKLDLPILDFLDRSVQVQNFAGKGGAYLAEQFINLGFGFPSFFFILIFVVAALNLFGYKEIRFLKTFLFSVLWMLWTSIALALLLNVTSSDSFLYVGGMYGFIFSSVLTSFLGTIGATLILVFLLFVLLIVTFRQFLPWFTKVIAKKDKEPATAEQLAEEALAVAEQEALLQTEDPAISKRITEEDKVKVVVDPDFHDDDDFEIENTVSKKDVELSIEDMLFDQVPEVESPKPKTKVKEPELQVAEKVADELADDDVVAAMGDYDPTLDLSSYKYPTIDLLDDHASGNAEVSNEELISNKNKIVETLRHYKIEITKIRATIGPTITLYEIVPAPGIRIAKIKNLEDDIALSLSALGIRIIAPIPGRGTIGIEVPNQKPEIVSMRSIIGSKKFQESTYELPIALGKTISNETFMVDLAKMPHILVAGATGQGKSVGLNAIITSLLYKKHPSQLKFVLVDPKKVELNLYSSLEKHFLAKMPDEEDAIITDIQKVKNTLNSVNIEMDSRYDLLKKAHVRNIIEYNTKFIGRRLNPEKGHRYLPYIVVVVDEFADLIMTAGKEVELPIARIAQLARAVGIHMIIATQRPSINIITGVIKANFPTRIAFKVASMIDSRTILDTPGANQLIGKGDMLVSTGSTMTRVQCAFVDTPEVERICEFVAEQRGYPTAFLLPDYVGDTDGGSPDVDLKNRDEMFDDAARLIVSNQVGSTSMIQRKFSIGYNRAGRLMDQLEAAGIVGPSEGSKARQVLIQDEYSLEQLLNGFK; this is encoded by the coding sequence ATGGCAAAGAAAATAACGAAACCGGTCAATAAAAAACCAGTGAAGGCCGCAGGACCTTCGAAAATCAAGGTTGCAGTCAATTTTTTGAAAAGCAATCAGTTTAAATATACTTTAGGTGCATTTTTACTGTTGTTTAGCGGATATTTGGCTGTTGCTTTTACATCTTATGGCTTTTCAGGTGCAGTCGATCAAAGCAAGCTGGACTTGCCAATTCTGGATTTCCTCGATCGTTCGGTTCAGGTTCAGAATTTCGCCGGAAAAGGTGGCGCTTATCTGGCCGAGCAATTTATTAATCTGGGATTTGGATTTCCATCCTTCTTTTTTATCCTGATTTTTGTTGTTGCAGCACTCAACCTGTTTGGGTATAAAGAAATACGGTTTCTCAAAACATTTCTCTTTTCAGTTCTTTGGATGCTTTGGACATCCATAGCGCTTGCATTGCTGTTGAATGTGACTTCAAGCGATAGCTTTTTGTATGTTGGAGGAATGTATGGCTTTATTTTTTCCAGCGTGTTAACTTCATTTTTAGGAACGATTGGAGCTACTTTAATCTTAGTATTCCTGCTGTTTGTATTGCTAATCGTAACGTTTAGACAATTTTTGCCTTGGTTCACAAAAGTAATTGCCAAAAAGGACAAAGAACCAGCCACAGCTGAGCAATTGGCTGAAGAAGCACTGGCAGTTGCCGAACAGGAAGCGTTATTGCAAACTGAAGATCCGGCAATATCAAAACGAATTACAGAAGAGGATAAAGTTAAAGTCGTTGTTGATCCTGATTTTCACGATGATGATGATTTCGAAATTGAAAATACGGTCTCGAAAAAAGATGTGGAGTTGAGCATTGAAGATATGCTTTTTGATCAGGTGCCTGAGGTTGAATCGCCAAAACCAAAGACAAAGGTTAAAGAGCCGGAATTGCAGGTCGCCGAGAAGGTTGCTGATGAATTGGCCGACGACGATGTTGTTGCTGCAATGGGCGATTACGATCCAACACTTGATTTGTCTTCCTACAAATACCCAACGATCGATTTACTCGACGATCATGCCTCCGGAAATGCTGAGGTAAGCAATGAGGAGTTGATCTCGAACAAAAATAAGATTGTTGAGACCCTTCGTCACTACAAAATTGAGATTACCAAAATCAGGGCAACCATTGGACCAACCATTACGCTGTACGAAATTGTACCGGCTCCCGGAATCCGTATTGCCAAGATTAAAAATCTGGAAGACGATATTGCGTTAAGCCTTTCAGCATTGGGAATCCGTATTATTGCACCAATTCCTGGCCGCGGAACCATCGGTATTGAAGTTCCGAACCAGAAGCCTGAAATCGTTTCGATGCGCTCAATCATCGGTTCTAAAAAGTTTCAGGAATCAACTTACGAGCTTCCAATTGCCCTGGGAAAAACGATTTCGAATGAAACATTCATGGTCGATCTGGCTAAAATGCCTCACATTCTGGTGGCTGGTGCCACTGGTCAGGGTAAATCAGTTGGGTTGAATGCGATCATCACTTCACTGCTTTACAAAAAGCACCCCTCGCAATTGAAATTTGTATTGGTTGATCCCAAAAAGGTAGAGTTGAATCTTTATTCTTCGCTTGAAAAACATTTTTTGGCCAAAATGCCTGACGAAGAAGATGCAATTATTACCGACATCCAGAAAGTAAAAAATACATTGAATTCAGTAAATATTGAAATGGATTCTCGGTACGATTTGCTTAAAAAAGCCCACGTCAGGAATATCATCGAATATAATACCAAATTTATTGGCCGCCGTTTAAATCCGGAAAAAGGTCATCGCTATTTGCCTTATATTGTCGTGGTGGTCGATGAATTTGCTGATTTGATTATGACTGCCGGAAAAGAGGTGGAATTACCAATTGCCCGTATTGCCCAGTTGGCTCGTGCTGTTGGTATTCACATGATTATTGCAACCCAGCGGCCTTCAATCAACATTATTACGGGTGTGATTAAGGCTAACTTCCCCACACGTATTGCTTTTAAAGTAGCTTCAATGATCGACTCGCGCACCATTTTAGATACTCCCGGAGCTAACCAGTTGATTGGGAAAGGCGATATGCTTGTTTCTACCGGAAGTACCATGACCCGTGTGCAGTGTGCCTTTGTTGATACTCCTGAAGTGGAACGTATTTGCGAATTTGTAGCTGAGCAAAGAGGTTATCCAACAGCGTTTCTCTTGCCTGATTATGTGGGCGATACTGATGGCGGATCGCCGGATGTTGACCTGAAGAACCGGGATGAAATGTTTGATGATGCAGCCCGGCTAATTGTATCGAATCAGGTTGGTTCTACCTCCATGATTCAACGTAAATTTTCGATTGGATATAACCGCGCTGGCCGGTTGATGGATCAGTTGGAGGCTGCCGGGATTGTTGGTCCGAGCGAAGGCAGTAAGGCACGGCAGGTATTAATTCAGGATGAATATAGTTTGGAACAATTATTGAATGGATTCAAATAG
- the arcC gene encoding carbamate kinase → MQKIAVVALGGNALLRENEAGTIEQQETNTTETLENLIFLINEGFELVITHGNGPQVGNILMRNDAGQQLYDIAPMPLDVCVADSQGGIGYMIERMIRNVLQKHGIKKNVITLVSMTLIDPNDPAFSNPTKGIGKIYSEKEAKKLQDEKGWIFKPSAKANGGWRRMVSSPQPVDIMNREIIEDLVRAGNIVIAAGGGGIPVYFDENNDLRTLDAVIDKDLASALLATKIKADEFYILTDVSFIYKDFGKPTQEKLEFLNYADTMKYLEAGTFSEGTMAPKIKACLYFIKNGGGKSVITEAKKLEDKSYGSKITMEYDK, encoded by the coding sequence ATGCAGAAAATAGCTGTAGTCGCATTAGGAGGAAATGCATTACTCCGCGAGAATGAAGCAGGAACCATTGAACAACAGGAAACCAATACCACCGAAACACTTGAGAATTTAATTTTCCTGATAAATGAAGGATTTGAGCTGGTGATCACCCATGGGAATGGACCGCAGGTGGGTAATATCCTGATGAGGAACGATGCTGGACAGCAATTGTATGATATTGCTCCAATGCCTTTAGATGTTTGCGTTGCCGATTCTCAGGGCGGAATTGGCTACATGATAGAGCGAATGATCCGTAATGTTCTTCAGAAGCACGGAATCAAAAAGAACGTCATCACGCTTGTTTCGATGACCTTAATTGATCCGAACGATCCTGCATTTTCGAACCCCACCAAAGGAATCGGCAAGATCTATTCAGAAAAAGAAGCCAAAAAACTTCAGGATGAAAAAGGCTGGATTTTTAAACCTTCAGCAAAAGCCAATGGTGGCTGGCGGAGAATGGTTTCATCGCCACAACCAGTTGATATTATGAATCGTGAAATTATTGAAGACCTTGTTCGTGCCGGAAACATTGTGATTGCTGCCGGTGGCGGAGGAATTCCGGTTTATTTCGACGAAAACAATGATTTGCGTACTTTAGACGCAGTAATTGACAAAGATCTGGCTTCGGCCTTGCTGGCCACAAAAATAAAAGCGGACGAATTTTATATACTGACCGATGTTTCGTTTATTTATAAAGATTTCGGAAAGCCAACTCAGGAAAAATTAGAGTTCCTGAATTATGCCGACACCATGAAATACCTGGAAGCCGGCACTTTTTCGGAAGGAACAATGGCGCCAAAAATCAAGGCTTGTCTGTATTTCATTAAGAATGGCGGAGGGAAAAGTGTGATTACCGAGGCGAAAAAACTGGAAGACAAATCGTACGGATCGAAAATCACAATGGAGTACGATAAATAA
- the argF gene encoding ornithine carbamoyltransferase, which yields MDINLKNRSFLTLLDFKVEEIQYLLNLASKLKKAKKNGLEEQMLGGKNIALIFEKASTRTRCAFEVAAFDQGAHATYLGPTGSQIGNKESIKDTARVLGRMYDGIEYRGYGQSIVEELAQYAGVPVWNGLTTEFHPTQILADMLTMKEHSAKPLSEIKFCYLGDARNNMGNSLMVGAAQLGMDFRAAAPASCQPTEELQQICRGIAKETGAKILITENLAEAVKDCDFLYTDVWVSMGEPESVWADRIKLLLPYQVNKKAMELTGNPNVKFLHCLPAFHNRETKMGEEIFQKFGLDGLEVTEEVFESEASIVFDQAENRLHTIKAVMVATIG from the coding sequence ATGGATATCAATTTAAAGAACAGAAGCTTCTTAACCTTGCTCGATTTTAAAGTAGAAGAAATTCAATATTTGCTCAACCTGGCATCGAAGCTAAAAAAGGCTAAAAAAAATGGACTCGAAGAACAAATGCTTGGCGGGAAAAACATCGCCTTGATTTTCGAAAAAGCGTCTACCCGTACGCGTTGCGCCTTCGAAGTAGCTGCTTTCGACCAGGGCGCACATGCCACTTACCTGGGGCCAACAGGTTCGCAAATCGGGAATAAGGAATCGATTAAAGATACAGCCCGTGTTTTAGGGCGCATGTACGACGGAATCGAATACCGTGGCTACGGGCAGAGCATTGTTGAAGAATTGGCTCAATATGCTGGTGTTCCGGTTTGGAATGGATTAACCACCGAGTTTCATCCGACCCAGATCCTGGCCGACATGCTCACCATGAAAGAACATTCAGCAAAACCACTCTCGGAAATAAAATTCTGCTACCTCGGCGACGCACGCAACAACATGGGAAATTCGCTGATGGTTGGCGCGGCTCAGTTGGGTATGGATTTCCGCGCTGCTGCTCCGGCAAGTTGCCAGCCAACGGAAGAACTGCAACAAATCTGCCGAGGAATAGCCAAAGAAACCGGGGCTAAAATTCTCATTACTGAAAACCTGGCTGAAGCCGTGAAAGATTGTGATTTTCTGTACACCGATGTGTGGGTTTCAATGGGCGAACCTGAATCGGTCTGGGCCGATCGGATTAAGCTACTCCTACCCTACCAGGTAAACAAAAAAGCGATGGAGTTGACCGGAAATCCAAATGTAAAATTTCTGCATTGTTTGCCGGCTTTCCACAACCGCGAAACCAAAATGGGAGAAGAAATTTTCCAGAAATTTGGATTAGACGGATTGGAAGTGACCGAGGAAGTCTTCGAAAGCGAAGCCTCTATTGTGTTCGATCAGGCCGAAAACCGCTTGCACACCATTAAAGCTGTGATGGTGGCTACGATTGGATAA
- a CDS encoding alpha-L-fucosidase — translation MKLKNVIAGAILFIFLTNNLMAQPGYQPTEKNLQNREWFQNAKFGLFIHWGMYCQMAGGGDQGIAEWIMNQKKIPIAQYEKLPNFFNPIAFNPAEWVSMVKKAGMKYITITSKHHEGFAMFDSKVSDYNVVKRTPYGKDIIKMLKDECDKQGIKLFFYYSQLDWHHPDYFPRGNTGQGFTGRPEKGDWNKYIDYMNTQLSELLTNYGEVGGIWFDGMWDKWDAPWRLDETYALIHKLQPGALIGSNHHKFPFPGEDFQMYERDLPGENSMGFNHTGAMSDLPLEMCETMNGSWGFNLVDKDYKSTTQLLQTLIKASGYGANFLLNTGPMPNGKIQPENVDTLAVMGKWLEKYGETIYGTRKGPINPSVWGASTQKDGKVYVHVLKCKEENLFIGTLPKKLKSAKFFDDQSTVKFKETEFGVILNIPNSKKKPIDTIIQLEY, via the coding sequence ATGAAACTAAAAAATGTGATCGCAGGAGCTATCCTGTTCATTTTCTTAACCAACAACCTTATGGCTCAACCGGGCTATCAGCCAACAGAAAAGAATTTGCAGAACCGTGAGTGGTTTCAGAATGCTAAATTCGGATTGTTTATTCACTGGGGTATGTATTGCCAAATGGCAGGTGGAGGCGATCAGGGAATTGCCGAATGGATCATGAACCAGAAAAAAATCCCCATTGCCCAGTACGAAAAACTGCCTAACTTTTTCAACCCGATCGCATTTAATCCAGCCGAATGGGTTTCGATGGTGAAAAAAGCAGGAATGAAATACATTACCATTACCAGCAAGCACCACGAAGGTTTTGCCATGTTCGACTCGAAAGTGAGCGATTACAATGTGGTGAAACGCACGCCATACGGCAAAGACATTATCAAAATGCTCAAAGACGAATGCGATAAACAGGGAATCAAACTGTTCTTCTACTACTCGCAGCTCGACTGGCATCACCCTGATTATTTCCCAAGGGGTAACACAGGACAGGGCTTTACCGGCCGTCCGGAAAAAGGCGACTGGAATAAATACATCGATTACATGAACACTCAACTTTCGGAACTTTTAACCAACTACGGCGAAGTGGGCGGCATCTGGTTCGATGGCATGTGGGATAAATGGGATGCACCCTGGCGTCTGGACGAAACCTATGCGTTGATTCACAAACTTCAGCCCGGAGCCTTAATCGGAAGCAACCACCACAAATTCCCATTCCCTGGTGAAGATTTTCAAATGTATGAACGCGACCTTCCAGGCGAAAACTCCATGGGATTTAACCATACCGGAGCCATGTCTGATTTACCGCTCGAAATGTGCGAAACCATGAATGGCTCATGGGGGTTCAACCTCGTTGACAAAGATTACAAATCGACCACACAATTACTGCAAACCCTGATTAAAGCATCAGGTTACGGAGCAAACTTTCTGCTGAATACCGGTCCAATGCCGAACGGGAAAATCCAACCTGAAAATGTGGACACGTTGGCCGTAATGGGCAAATGGCTTGAAAAATACGGCGAAACCATTTATGGAACGCGCAAAGGACCGATCAATCCTTCGGTTTGGGGCGCTTCAACACAAAAGGATGGCAAAGTTTATGTGCACGTTCTAAAATGCAAAGAAGAGAACCTGTTCATCGGAACGCTTCCGAAAAAACTGAAATCGGCTAAGTTTTTCGATGATCAATCGACTGTTAAGTTTAAGGAAACAGAGTTTGGCGTAATCCTGAACATTCCCAATTCGAAGAAAAAACCAATTGATACCATAATTCAGCTTGAATATTGA